A portion of the Lolium rigidum isolate FL_2022 chromosome 1, APGP_CSIRO_Lrig_0.1, whole genome shotgun sequence genome contains these proteins:
- the LOC124675374 gene encoding putative germin-like protein 2-2 isoform X1 has translation MAIRMAILAAALLALALSHGAMASDPSLLQDFCVADKLSQGIYVNGLACKDAKDIVAEDFFFSGLHMAGNTSNKQGAAVTAVNVAQIPGLNTMGISLVRIDYAPYGLNPHHTHPRSTEILTVLEGSLYVGFVTSNPDNKMFTKVLHKGDVFVFPKGLIHFQFNYGPTPAVVLAALSSQNPGVITIANSVFGSTPSIPNAILAKAFQVEKETVDMMQAQF, from the exons ATGGCTATTCGTATGGCCATCCTTGCAGCAGCTCTCTTGGCCTTGGCACTTTCTCATGGCGCCATGGCCTCCGATCCAAGCCTTCTCCAGGACTTCTGCGTCGCAGATAAACTCTCGCAAGGTATCTA CGTCAATGGATTGGCGTGCAAAGACGCAAAGGACATCGTCGCCGAGGACTTCTTCTTCTCAGGCCTCCACATGGCCGGCAACACCAGCAACAAGCAGGGCGCCGCTGTGACCGCGGTTAACGTGGCGCAGATCCCCGGGCTGAACACCATGGGTATCTCCTTGGTCCGCATCGACTACGCGCCCTACGGCCTCAACCCTCACCATACTCACCCGCGTTCCACCGAGATCCTGACCGTGCTAGAGGGTTCCCTCTATGTGGGATTTGTGACCTCCAACCCCGACAACAAGATGTTCACCAAGGTTCTCCACAAGGGAGATGTGTTCGTCTTCCCCAAGGGTCTCATCCACTTCCAGTTCAATTATGGGCCAACGCCCGCGGTAGTCCTTGCAGCGTTGAGCAGCCAGAACCCTGGGGTGATCACTATCGCCAATTCTGTGTTTGGATCCACCCCGTCCATCCCGAATGCGATTCTCGCCAAGGCCTTTCAGGTGGAGAAGGAAACAGTAGACATGATGCAAGCTCAGTTCTGA
- the LOC124675374 gene encoding putative germin-like protein 2-2 isoform X2, producing MAIRMAILAAALLALALSHGAMASDPSLLQDFCVADKLSQVRVNGLACKDAKDIVAEDFFFSGLHMAGNTSNKQGAAVTAVNVAQIPGLNTMGISLVRIDYAPYGLNPHHTHPRSTEILTVLEGSLYVGFVTSNPDNKMFTKVLHKGDVFVFPKGLIHFQFNYGPTPAVVLAALSSQNPGVITIANSVFGSTPSIPNAILAKAFQVEKETVDMMQAQF from the exons ATGGCTATTCGTATGGCCATCCTTGCAGCAGCTCTCTTGGCCTTGGCACTTTCTCATGGCGCCATGGCCTCCGATCCAAGCCTTCTCCAGGACTTCTGCGTCGCAGATAAACTCTCGCAAG TGCGCGTCAATGGATTGGCGTGCAAAGACGCAAAGGACATCGTCGCCGAGGACTTCTTCTTCTCAGGCCTCCACATGGCCGGCAACACCAGCAACAAGCAGGGCGCCGCTGTGACCGCGGTTAACGTGGCGCAGATCCCCGGGCTGAACACCATGGGTATCTCCTTGGTCCGCATCGACTACGCGCCCTACGGCCTCAACCCTCACCATACTCACCCGCGTTCCACCGAGATCCTGACCGTGCTAGAGGGTTCCCTCTATGTGGGATTTGTGACCTCCAACCCCGACAACAAGATGTTCACCAAGGTTCTCCACAAGGGAGATGTGTTCGTCTTCCCCAAGGGTCTCATCCACTTCCAGTTCAATTATGGGCCAACGCCCGCGGTAGTCCTTGCAGCGTTGAGCAGCCAGAACCCTGGGGTGATCACTATCGCCAATTCTGTGTTTGGATCCACCCCGTCCATCCCGAATGCGATTCTCGCCAAGGCCTTTCAGGTGGAGAAGGAAACAGTAGACATGATGCAAGCTCAGTTCTGA